The genomic window GGCCGCATTGCAGACCGGGGGGTGCACCGCCGAGCGGGCATGGGCGTTGTTCGACCGGCTGCCCGGCGTGCGGGTCGCCGAGGTGACGACCGGACGTTGGCGCGGCGAGGAGCTCGACACCGGGCATCCGTTCGACGGGATGCTCGTCGCTTCGGGCTGGTACGGCAAGCAATTCGACGGCCCCGACTCCGTGCATCCGCTGCTGTTCGCCGACGCCGCGGGGGCGGTGTTCCCCGTCGATCCCCGCCGGGTGCCGCTGAGCTTGGCGGGCAAGGTGCCGCTGTCCGGCGTGCGGATGCTGCGCTCGATACTGCCGGTGCTCGGTCCCGCGCTGCGCACCCGCAAGTACACCGCGCGGCTACGCGACATCGAATACCGGGGCGAGGTGGGCGCGGCGATGGTCTACGACCACCTGCCGATCATCGACCACTTCCGGCGCGTCGACGCGCACACGCTGTTCGGCGTGATGGATTTGCGCGGCATGACCGAGCCGTACTTCTTCGTCCTGCGTCGGTGAGCCGCCGCCCGGCCTACCATCGGACTAGTCGCCGAGGGTTGATCGCCGTGCGAGGGGAGACCGTCGATGGAACGTACGACCTGTCTGGTGGCGGGCGGTGGGCCCGCGGGCATGGTGCTCGGCCTGCTGCTGGCCCGCGCGGGCGTCGAGGTCACCGTGTTGGAGAAGCACGGCGACTTCCTGCGTGACTTCCGCGGTGACACCGTGCATCCCACGACCCTCGACCTGCTCGACGAACTCGGCCTCGGCGAGGAGTTCGCGAAACTGCCCGCGCGGCGAGTGGAGTCGATCCTGCTCCCTGTCGGTGGCTCGCTGCAAACCTTGGCGTCGCTGAAAAACATTCCAGGCAAACACAAATACATCGCCATGGTGCCGCAGTGGGATCTGCTCGATCTGCTGGCCCGCACCGCCGATCGCGAGCCGACGTTCCGGCTGCGCATGAACACCGAGGCCACCGGTCTGATCCTCGCCGAAGGGCGGGTCGCGGGGGTGAAGTACCGGACGGCCGACGGTGGCACCGGTGCGATCGAGGCCGCGCTCACCGTCGCCTGTGATGGGCGCGGTTCGGTGCTGCGGGCTTCCGCCGGGCTGCGGTCGCGCCGGTGGGCGACGCCGATGGACGTGTGGTGGTTTCGCCTGCCGCGCACGGGGATCGATCCCGCGGGCGCGATCCCGATCGTCACCGCGCGACGCGCCGCCGTCATGCTCGATCGCGGTGACTACTGGCAGTGCGCCACGCTCATCGCCAAGGGCAGCGACGCCGCGGCCAGGCGCGGACCGGTCGGTGGGATCATGCGCGAAATGGCCGCGGCCGCACCGTGGTTGGCCGACCGGGTCGACACGCTGCGCGACTGGGACGAGGTCAAGCTGCTCGACGTGCAGCTCGACCGCCTCGAACGCTGGTACACCGACGGGCTGCTCTGCCTCGGCGACGCCGCGCACGCCATGTCCCCGGCCGGTGGCGTCGGCATCAACCTCGCCGTGCAGGACGCGGTGGCGGCGGCGAGAATTCTTGCCCCCTCGCTGCTTTCGGGACGGGTCGGCGTCGCGGAGCTGGCCAAGGTGCAGCGGCGGCGCTGGTTCCCGACCGCTGTCACGCAGGGTATCCAGCGGCTGCTGCACGCCGCTGTCATCCGGCCCGCGCTGAGCGGACAGGTGGATCTCACCCGATCGGACAACGCGCCGTGGCCCGTCCGGGTGCTGCGGCGCGTCCCGGTGGTCCGAAGCGTTCCGCCGTTTCTGATCGCCCGGGGCGTATTGCCCGAGCACGCACCGGATTTCGCGCGGCGCGGGCACTGACGGTCGACGGTCGGTCAGCCGAAGAGATCGTCCGAGCCGCCGGTCCGAGTCGGCAGTTCGGCGACCCAGCCCGCCACCACCGCCAGTCCGGTCGCGCGGTGGACGGCGAGGAAGCCGAACGGCCGGTCGAAGACGACCTCGACCTGCGTGATCAGGTGCTCGGCCGAGAGCGGCATGCTCACCGCCACCGCCCCGATGCTGGTGACCGCGGCGGCTTCGAACCCCTCGCGGGTGAAACGCGCCAGCACGTCCTGCCCGCCCTGCGCGAGCGCCAGCGGCTCCGGCGAGATCGAGGGAAAGTGGTTTCGGTCCGTCCGCATGGCGGCGGTGAGGCCGAAGAGTTCGGGCGTCGCGCACAGATCGTGCGACGAGCGAATCTCGAAGGGCGGCATGCGGATATCGAGACGGTCACCGGGGCGGGGAGCGCGGTGCTGGGACACGCGTAGACCAGGTCCGGTCGTTCCGGGCGGCAGGTGATCGCGGATGGGCACCTGCCCGGTGAGGGCGGCGAGACCGGAGGTGAGCACGGCGCCCGGCGAACTCATGCCTCGTGCCGTCGTGGCCGTTGGCTGCACGCCGAGCGCCGTGTCCGGTGAGTTTGTGCCCGGCGACTTTGCAGCGGTTGGTTCCGCACCGCGCGCCATGCCCGATGGGCTCACGCCGGGCGACTCGGTGCCGACGGGCTCCGCGCCGAGCAGCAGGTGGACGTCGAGATCGCGAGTTCCGGTTACGACCACGCGGGTCACGAGGTCCGGGCCGTCGAGGAGGGCGACCTGGGACAAGTCTCCGGTGGTGCGCGTCAGCCCGCGCCCGGTCATGCCGCGCCACGGCCCGGTTTCGGGACGAAGCACGGCGTCGACGAACTGCTCGCGCCATTCGGTTCTGGCGACCAAGGCGGTGGCCAGCACCAGCATGGTGTCGGGTTCGACCCGCAGCGGGAACCGGTCGATCAAGCCGTCCGTTCCGCGTGCGGCCCAGGAGTCCAAGGCATCTTGACTCGTCAGTCGTCCGATGGTGTCCGGCGGCAGGCTGTCGATCCATGCGGGGTGCAGCGCAAGCCCTTCGGCGAACCACGCGCCGAGCACGGCGGAGAGATCCTCGGCCTCGGCCATGATCCGCAGCACCTCCAGCGCGGCGCCCTGGGCTCGCTCGGCGGGCAGCCCGATCGCGGCTTCCAGTTCCGCGCGAGCCGGGCCGTCCGCCGCGGCCGCGAGCAGGGCGAGCAGCGGCCAGACGCCGGCCCCCGAGACGACGAAGTCCTTCTCGCCCGCGCCGGCCGCCCACCGCGCGGTCAACTGGTTGACCGCCGCCGCCTGCGTGTCTATCGCGCTCCCCATCAAGCCAACATAGCCGTCGTCGATGCCGGATCAGGTGTGGTTCGGGAGCAGGACGATCGTGCCGAACGCGGCGCGCCGCTCGATCAGTTCGTGCGCGTGTGCGGCCTGATCGAGGGGCATCGTCGTGTCGAGCAGTGGCTCGAGCGTTCCGGCCGCGACCTCGTAGAGGACCTGCGCGCGATGACTCGCCACTTTGCCGAGCCAGGCGGGGCCGGCGCAGCCGATCAATGTCAGCCCGCGGTTGATCAGGTCGGTCGCGGTGATCGGCGCGGGACCGCCGGAGAGGAATCCGTAGGCCAGCATGCGGCCGCGCACCGGCGTCATGAGGTCGAGCAGCGCCGGTGTCGCGGGCCCGCCGATCGAGTCGAAGACGACATCCAGCGTCACCGCACCGAGCACGTCGCGGAGGCGGTCCGTCCACGCCGGGTCGTTGTGGTCGATCACCTCGGCGGCGCCCAGCTTGCGCGCCTGCGCGGCTTTGGCCGGGCCACCCGCCGTGGCGATGACGCGCGCACCCCGGCGGGCCGCGTATTGGGTGAGATATGCGCCGACACCGGTCGCGGCCGCCTCGACCAGCACGGTCTCGTCCCCGGTGGGCGCGGCCGTGTCGAACAGGGCTGTCGCGACGGAACCGCTCATCAGGACCGCTGCGGCGATGGCGGTGTCCACGCCGTCGGGAATGGGCGTCGCGGGCGCGGCGGGCGCGACGACGTATTCGGCATAGGCGCCGGAACCATTGGTGGCCACTGCGACTCGACACCCGACGAAACCAGGGTCGACGTCCGGTCCGGTTTCCACGACCGTGCCCGCCGCCTGGAAACCGAACACGAACGGCGGTTCGGCGGGCGGGGGGAAGGTGCCCGCGCGGATCGCGGCCTCCGGATACAGCACCGGAACGGCCTCCGCCCGGACGACCAGCTCGCCCGCGCCCGCCGTCGGCCGCGGCGTCTCGGACGGAACCAGCACCTCGGGCCCGCCCACACCTGTCATTACGATTGCCCGCATCGAGAACTCCATAAGTTGACTGTCGGTCCAGATATCTCGCCACGATATGGACCGTCGGTCAACTTTGTCAACGAACGAAGGCGGTGGCATGTCCGACGGGCGCACGCGAGAACGGGCCGACGCCGCACGCAACCGGCGCGCCATTCTGGACGCGACCAGGGCATTGCTCGCCGAGCACGGCGCCGAGGGCGTCACCATGGAGCGGGTCGCCGCCGCGGCGGGCGTGGGCAAGGGGACGATCTTCCACCGCTTCGGCAGCCGGGCCGGGCTGCTGCACGAGCTGGTCGCCGAGCCAGCCGTCGCCCTGATGGAGGCCGTCTCCAGCGGACCGCCGCCGTTGGGACCGGGCGCGCCCGCCGCCGAGCGTCTGCTGGCCTACTTCGCGGCGATGACCGACCTGGTGATCGACAACATCGAACTCGTCGTCGCCTACAACGCGGTTCCGCCGCATCCCAGACGTGAAGAGTTCCATGCCTTCTGGGCCGCGCACATCACCGCGATGCTGCGCGGGGCGCGTCCGGATCTGGACGCGGAAGTGGTCGGCGCGCTGCTGCTCGCACCGTTGGGCGGCGAGCTGGCGTCCCGGATGGTGCGCGCGGGTGAGGCGGATCGCCTGCGGGCCGCGGTGCACGATCTCGTCGCGTCGGTGCTGCGAGCGCCCGCGTCGGAAACGTGAAGTCCGAGCGGCCGCCGGTCAACCTCGCGAGAGGATGGCTTCGAAGCGTTCGTCGGCGCGGTCGAGCTGACCGAGGATGTGCTGTTTGACGTGATCCGCGAGCGGCGTGTCCGGCCTGCTCACCAGGTCGCGGTAGACGTCGGTGAGCGGGCGGTATTTCACAGCGAGCTTGCGCATGATCGGCTTCTCGGCGTAGAGGATGCCGACGCCGTTGTCGGTGAAGTCCGAGAGCTTGACGACCCGCGCCCAGGGCGCGCGATCCAAGGTCGTCGCGACGTGATCGCGGTACTGCTCGTGACGGTCGCGGTCCGGATCGGGCTCCGGGTTGGTGACTGCCGCGACGAGGTCGGCGACCCGGCGGCCGAAGCGTTCGGACAGTTCGGTGAGCGCGGCGTCGGTGGGGGATCCGTCGCGGACCCCCGCGAGCTCGGCGGGGTGGTCCTCCACGGCATCGTGCAGCAGGCCCGCCGCCACCACGTCGCTGTCCCGGACCTCGTAGTGGCTGACGATCCGGATCGCCACGCGCAGAAGGTGATTCAGATACGGTTCGCGGCCGTAGCGGTCGTCGCGGTGCAGTTCGGTGGCCAGGTCCAGCGCCTGGGTCAGCCGCTCGCCGTCGGGTAGTTCCGCGATTTCCAGCAGCAGCCGTTCGCGCAGCCCCGCCTCGCCATAGACCTCGCTGATCGTGTGCAGCGGCATCACGGCCAAGACTCCCGCCCCAGGGTTACGCATAACGCCAATCTATCGGGCATTTCGGCCGCGCGCTGTGCCCTGCGACACTTGTTCACCTACCGGATTCCAAAAATCGGCTCCGAGTCGATTTGCCGGATGCGTGCTCGACTTGTCGATGCCGCGAATCCGATTCGACGCCAATGGTTTATATGGATCCCAGCACGTGATCTCGGTGTCTCTACCGGCACTCGCGGCTAGCGCACGGAGCCCTCGCGAACGCGCCTCTCGGGGGAGCTCCATCATGGTCGGCCAATGCTCCTGTCGACGCCACGGTGACGAGCGAAAAAGGTTCGTCAGCGCACGTTGCGCGGGCGGAACTGAATGCTGATCCGCGGACCGACCGGCTTGCGAGTCTTGGGCACCGCGTGCTCCCAAGTCCGCTGGCAGGAACCGCCCATCACCAGCAGGTCGCCGTGCCCCACCTGATACCGGATGCTCGCGCCGCCGCGCCGCGGCCGCAGCATCAGGGCGCGCGGGGCGCCGATGGACAGGATCGCCACCATGGTGTCGTGTTTCGCGCCGCGGCCGAAGGTGTCGCCGTGCCAGGCGACGCTGTCGCGGCCGTCGCGGTAGTAGCACAGGCCCGCTGTCCGGAACGGCTCGCCGAGTTCGGTCGCGTAGTGGCGGCTGAGCGCGTCGCGCGCCTCGTCGAGAATCGGATCCGGCAGCGTCGCGTTCTCGTCGTAGAAGTGCAGCAGCCGGGGGACGTCCACGACCCGGTCGTACATCGGCCTGCGCTCGGCCTGCCACGGGACTTCCCGCGCCAGCCGGTCGAACAGGGTGTCCGCACCGGTCAGCCACCCGGGCCGCAGATCGACCCACGCGCCGTCCGAGAGCGGCGTGCGGTGCGTGTTGTCGAGGGAGCCGAGGCAGACATCCCCGGACCCGTCGAACAGCGAACCCTGCAGCCAAGCGGTCACCCGCCTGACCCTACTCCAATTCGAACATACGTGCTACTCGGTTGCCTTACGTCATCGGAAGCTCCATGCCTTTGGTTCCCGGAAAGATTCGCGAGCACATGGCTCTGTCGCTTCCCGTGGAGCGCGTCTGCGCGACTTCAGCCGGCCGCCGAGGTGGAAACACGGGCTCAGGCGAGGAGAACATCGAGAACGAGCACGACCGACGTCGCGATCGAGAACGCGAGAAAAAGCGCGGCTCCTCTGAGGTTCCGGTCTCCGCCGCGGATGTGGGCGACGATCGCGCCGCCGAAGTAGAGCACCAGCCCGATCGCGGCGGCGATGGCGAAGGGTGGGAACCAGATGCCCCAGACGAGACCGATCGTCGCGGCGATCTGCAGGCTCCCGAGCGCGGTGAGCTGGGAAGAGGTGAGGTGGACCGCTTCCGCGAATCGGCGTAGCCACGCTGGGCGGACGAACTTCATCACTCCGGAGTGGAGCATCGCCACGGCGAGTAGGACGGACAGGATCAGGGCTGCGATGTTCATGATGGCAACGCTAGGAATCCGATAGGTACCCTTTGGTAACCTTTGGACCGTGAGTCCCCCTCCCGGAATCATGTTCATGTCCGACTGCCCCGCACGCACAGCAATCGAGGTCATCGCGAACAAGTGGTCGGTAGTCACCCTGTACGCGCTCCGAGACGGCCCCAAGCGGCACAGTGAACTTGTCGCTCTGTCCGGCGGGATCTCCCGGAAGGTGCTGACCCAGACTCTCCGCCGCCTGCAGAGCAACGGCCTCATCGATCGACAGCGGTACGCCGAAGTGCCCCCACGGGTGGAATACAGCCTGACCCCGCTCGGCCGGACGCTCCAGGAGCCGATCGCGATGCTGACGGAGTGGGCGCAGGCGCACGGAGAAGCACTCGTCGACTTCCAGGAATCGACAGCCGCGAATCAGACGCACTAGGTTCCGGATCGCCTGCAGCTCGCGTCTCGCGAACGAATGTTCACCCCGATGCTGTCGGTTGCCCGTTCGAACGCTCTCGACTCGGCACGAGCGGACGTTCTATGACGGGCAGCTCGCCTCGAGCGTGCGAACGAGGCCCCGACGGGCCGGGGTCGCCTGAGCTCAATCCCATCCTGTACACCACCGCTGTCATGTGACGGCGACCGCCGAGACCCCGCTCACAGCGGTTTCGTGGGGCAGCTCACAGGCCGATACGCCTGGTGAAAGCGGGGTCGGAGGCGCTGTTACGCTGCTA from Nocardia bhagyanarayanae includes these protein-coding regions:
- a CDS encoding serpin family protein, whose amino-acid sequence is MGSAIDTQAAAVNQLTARWAAGAGEKDFVVSGAGVWPLLALLAAAADGPARAELEAAIGLPAERAQGAALEVLRIMAEAEDLSAVLGAWFAEGLALHPAWIDSLPPDTIGRLTSQDALDSWAARGTDGLIDRFPLRVEPDTMLVLATALVARTEWREQFVDAVLRPETGPWRGMTGRGLTRTTGDLSQVALLDGPDLVTRVVVTGTRDLDVHLLLGAEPVGTESPGVSPSGMARGAEPTAAKSPGTNSPDTALGVQPTATTARGMSSPGAVLTSGLAALTGQVPIRDHLPPGTTGPGLRVSQHRAPRPGDRLDIRMPPFEIRSSHDLCATPELFGLTAAMRTDRNHFPSISPEPLALAQGGQDVLARFTREGFEAAAVTSIGAVAVSMPLSAEHLITQVEVVFDRPFGFLAVHRATGLAVVAGWVAELPTRTGGSDDLFG
- a CDS encoding winged helix-turn-helix transcriptional regulator, which translates into the protein MSPPPGIMFMSDCPARTAIEVIANKWSVVTLYALRDGPKRHSELVALSGGISRKVLTQTLRRLQSNGLIDRQRYAEVPPRVEYSLTPLGRTLQEPIAMLTEWAQAHGEALVDFQESTAANQTH
- a CDS encoding HD domain-containing protein; translation: MRNPGAGVLAVMPLHTISEVYGEAGLRERLLLEIAELPDGERLTQALDLATELHRDDRYGREPYLNHLLRVAIRIVSHYEVRDSDVVAAGLLHDAVEDHPAELAGVRDGSPTDAALTELSERFGRRVADLVAAVTNPEPDPDRDRHEQYRDHVATTLDRAPWARVVKLSDFTDNGVGILYAEKPIMRKLAVKYRPLTDVYRDLVSRPDTPLADHVKQHILGQLDRADERFEAILSRG
- a CDS encoding quinone oxidoreductase family protein, whose protein sequence is MRAIVMTGVGGPEVLVPSETPRPTAGAGELVVRAEAVPVLYPEAAIRAGTFPPPAEPPFVFGFQAAGTVVETGPDVDPGFVGCRVAVATNGSGAYAEYVVAPAAPATPIPDGVDTAIAAAVLMSGSVATALFDTAAPTGDETVLVEAAATGVGAYLTQYAARRGARVIATAGGPAKAAQARKLGAAEVIDHNDPAWTDRLRDVLGAVTLDVVFDSIGGPATPALLDLMTPVRGRMLAYGFLSGGPAPITATDLINRGLTLIGCAGPAWLGKVASHRAQVLYEVAAGTLEPLLDTTMPLDQAAHAHELIERRAAFGTIVLLPNHT
- a CDS encoding DoxX family protein, coding for MNIAALILSVLLAVAMLHSGVMKFVRPAWLRRFAEAVHLTSSQLTALGSLQIAATIGLVWGIWFPPFAIAAAIGLVLYFGGAIVAHIRGGDRNLRGAALFLAFSIATSVVLVLDVLLA
- a CDS encoding alpha-ketoglutarate-dependent dioxygenase AlkB — protein: MTAWLQGSLFDGSGDVCLGSLDNTHRTPLSDGAWVDLRPGWLTGADTLFDRLAREVPWQAERRPMYDRVVDVPRLLHFYDENATLPDPILDEARDALSRHYATELGEPFRTAGLCYYRDGRDSVAWHGDTFGRGAKHDTMVAILSIGAPRALMLRPRRGGASIRYQVGHGDLLVMGGSCQRTWEHAVPKTRKPVGPRISIQFRPRNVR
- a CDS encoding TetR/AcrR family transcriptional regulator, with translation MSDGRTRERADAARNRRAILDATRALLAEHGAEGVTMERVAAAAGVGKGTIFHRFGSRAGLLHELVAEPAVALMEAVSSGPPPLGPGAPAAERLLAYFAAMTDLVIDNIELVVAYNAVPPHPRREEFHAFWAAHITAMLRGARPDLDAEVVGALLLAPLGGELASRMVRAGEADRLRAAVHDLVASVLRAPASET
- a CDS encoding FAD-dependent oxidoreductase — encoded protein: MERTTCLVAGGGPAGMVLGLLLARAGVEVTVLEKHGDFLRDFRGDTVHPTTLDLLDELGLGEEFAKLPARRVESILLPVGGSLQTLASLKNIPGKHKYIAMVPQWDLLDLLARTADREPTFRLRMNTEATGLILAEGRVAGVKYRTADGGTGAIEAALTVACDGRGSVLRASAGLRSRRWATPMDVWWFRLPRTGIDPAGAIPIVTARRAAVMLDRGDYWQCATLIAKGSDAAARRGPVGGIMREMAAAAPWLADRVDTLRDWDEVKLLDVQLDRLERWYTDGLLCLGDAAHAMSPAGGVGINLAVQDAVAAARILAPSLLSGRVGVAELAKVQRRRWFPTAVTQGIQRLLHAAVIRPALSGQVDLTRSDNAPWPVRVLRRVPVVRSVPPFLIARGVLPEHAPDFARRGH
- a CDS encoding DUF4334 domain-containing protein, whose product is MVAETPVTGTAELAALQTGGCTAERAWALFDRLPGVRVAEVTTGRWRGEELDTGHPFDGMLVASGWYGKQFDGPDSVHPLLFADAAGAVFPVDPRRVPLSLAGKVPLSGVRMLRSILPVLGPALRTRKYTARLRDIEYRGEVGAAMVYDHLPIIDHFRRVDAHTLFGVMDLRGMTEPYFFVLRR